In the Hylaeus volcanicus isolate JK05 chromosome 1, UHH_iyHylVolc1.0_haploid, whole genome shotgun sequence genome, one interval contains:
- the LOC128881145 gene encoding ubiquitin-conjugating enzyme E2 H isoform X2: MSSPSAGKRPPYEGGIWKVRVHLPDHYPFKSPSIGFMNRVYHPNIDEVSGTVCLDVINQAWTALYDLSNIFESFLPQLLTYPNPIDPLNGDAAAMYLHKPEEYKKKVADYVRKYATEEALRDQENGGTGNGMSSDSESSMSDFSEDEAQDMEL, translated from the exons CACCTTACGAGGGTGGAATATGGAAGGTGAGGGTTCACTTGCCCGACCACTACCCCTTCAAATCTCCTTCGATCGGCTTTATGAACAGGGTGTACCACCCTAACATTGACGAAGTCTCAGGCACGGTGTGTCTAGACGTAATAAACCAGGCCTGGACTGCCCTTTACG atttatcgaatattttcgagtCTTTCCTGCCCCAACTGTTAACATATCCTAATCCAATTGACCCCCTAAATGGCGATGCCGCGGCcatgtatttacataaacCTGAGGAGTACAAGAAGAAAGTAGCAG ATTACGTGAGGAAATACGCGACGGAGGAAGCGCTAAGGGACCAGGAGAACGGGGGCACCGGAAACGGGATGTCGTCCGACAGCGAGTCTTCTATGAGCGACTTCAGCGAGGACGAGGCACAGGACATGGAGTTGTAA